One Salinimonas marina DNA segment encodes these proteins:
- a CDS encoding arylesterase yields MFIQYSPGFRQFFVALLFLPFLLLADQSLASTSQAQTQSKTLLVVGDSLSAGYGLQQHEGWVSLLQNLWADEAHRIDVINAAISGETSDGGLARLPRLLEQHEPSHVLIELGGNDGLQGHPVGKLKTNLNKMIRLSQEAGATVILQDMEIPSNYGSRYTTLFADAFDEVAEKNNVALVPFFLKSVALNKDLMQKDGIHPNKEAQPLIAEYMDNKLKPLILDGATR; encoded by the coding sequence GTGTTCATTCAATATTCTCCTGGTTTTCGACAGTTTTTTGTCGCATTGCTATTTTTACCCTTTTTACTGTTGGCAGATCAATCTCTTGCTTCAACCTCGCAGGCGCAAACTCAGTCTAAAACACTGCTGGTAGTGGGTGATAGTTTAAGCGCAGGCTACGGCCTGCAACAGCATGAGGGCTGGGTAAGTTTGTTGCAGAATTTATGGGCCGATGAAGCACATCGGATCGATGTGATAAATGCTGCGATAAGCGGCGAAACCTCTGATGGAGGTTTAGCGCGACTGCCAAGACTGCTGGAGCAACATGAGCCCAGCCACGTATTGATAGAGCTTGGCGGCAACGACGGGTTGCAGGGACACCCGGTGGGCAAACTGAAAACCAATCTGAATAAAATGATTCGTTTATCTCAGGAGGCCGGCGCCACGGTCATTTTGCAGGACATGGAAATTCCCTCAAATTATGGTAGCCGTTATACCACATTGTTTGCCGATGCGTTTGACGAAGTCGCAGAAAAGAACAATGTGGCATTGGTGCCCTTCTTCTTAAAATCGGTAGCCCTTAACAAAGATTTAATGCAAAAAGACGGTATTCATCCAAATAAAGAAGCGCAGCCGCTGATCGCAGAATATATGGATAACAAATTGAAACCGCTGATTCTGGATGGCGCTACCCGGTAA
- a CDS encoding amidohydrolase family protein, whose amino-acid sequence MPLIMEANRKSDILQVVAFKERYPQTNIVLMGAAQGWRVAEQLAQANIAVIVNPEMNLPESFDALGASMENAARLESAGVTVAIGMETHNIRLATQHAGNAVANGLSHEAALASLTSNPARIFGVQETVGSLRTGARADVVIWSGDPLEVTEYAEQVFVDGEAVDMRSRQTDLRDRYLNHQRDGSMPPQYIPGSR is encoded by the coding sequence ATGCCATTGATAATGGAAGCCAACAGAAAGTCCGATATTTTGCAGGTGGTGGCGTTTAAAGAGCGCTATCCTCAGACAAATATTGTCTTGATGGGGGCGGCCCAGGGCTGGCGCGTGGCGGAGCAACTGGCCCAGGCAAACATCGCGGTTATCGTCAATCCGGAGATGAACCTGCCAGAGAGCTTCGATGCGCTGGGGGCCTCCATGGAAAATGCTGCACGTCTGGAGTCCGCCGGGGTGACGGTCGCCATCGGTATGGAGACACATAATATTCGTCTGGCCACCCAGCATGCCGGTAATGCTGTGGCCAATGGCTTATCTCATGAAGCAGCGCTGGCCAGTCTGACCAGCAATCCGGCGCGTATTTTTGGGGTGCAGGAGACGGTGGGTAGCTTACGTACAGGCGCCCGGGCAGATGTGGTTATCTGGAGCGGCGATCCGCTGGAAGTCACCGAGTACGCTGAACAGGTGTTTGTCGATGGTGAAGCGGTTGATATGCGCAGTCGTCAAACAGACCTGCGGGATCGTTACCTTAACCATCAGCGTGATGGCAGTATGCCTCCGCAGTATATTCCCGGCAGTCGTTAA
- a CDS encoding amidohydrolase, producing MAHTRSRLTLALACLVPFVISGCQSTQKNNTDSSATNKVSLDTNPYPSTYTPISGQPTVITNVTILDGAGKRIDNGMVYFAEGKVQAVGKNLDYPNDVQVIDGAGKWVTPGIIDNHSHLGVYPSPSIGSLADGNEMVKPVTPGVWVEHSVWPQDAGFGRALAGGVTSLQILPGSGNLFGGRSVVLKNVPNRSMQDMKFPDAPYGMKMACGENPKRVYGKKGGPMTRMGNVRGYRQAWSDAQDYMAKWDKYERDFEAGKNPIPPKRDLDLETMAGVLKGDILVHMHCYRADEMVTMMDMMQEFDYQISSFHHAVESYKIADRLKQNNVCSSMWADWWGFKMEAYDGIRENIPMVEAAGACAIVHSDSELGIQRLNQEAAKAWSDGKRAGIDISMADAWTWLSANPAKSMGIYDKTGSLESGKNADLVLWNGNPFSTYTKAEKVYIDGGLVFDLNDPAMQPVSDFEMGQQAEGEAQ from the coding sequence ATGGCACACACACGCTCGCGTTTAACCCTGGCGCTGGCCTGTCTGGTTCCGTTTGTTATTTCTGGGTGTCAGTCTACCCAGAAGAACAACACCGACAGTTCAGCCACCAACAAGGTCAGTCTCGACACCAATCCTTACCCCAGCACTTACACCCCCATTTCCGGTCAGCCCACGGTCATCACCAATGTCACCATTCTGGATGGGGCCGGTAAGCGCATCGATAATGGCATGGTGTATTTTGCTGAAGGCAAGGTACAGGCCGTAGGCAAGAACCTTGATTACCCGAATGATGTGCAGGTTATTGACGGCGCCGGTAAATGGGTCACGCCGGGAATTATCGATAACCACAGCCACCTTGGGGTGTATCCCTCTCCGTCTATCGGCTCCCTGGCTGATGGTAACGAAATGGTCAAGCCCGTCACCCCGGGGGTATGGGTAGAGCACTCGGTATGGCCCCAGGATGCAGGTTTTGGCCGGGCGCTGGCAGGAGGCGTTACCTCCCTGCAGATTTTGCCTGGTTCAGGAAACCTGTTTGGCGGGCGTTCTGTGGTGCTGAAAAATGTGCCCAACCGCTCCATGCAGGATATGAAATTCCCTGATGCCCCTTACGGCATGAAAATGGCCTGTGGTGAAAACCCCAAACGGGTGTATGGCAAAAAGGGTGGCCCCATGACCCGCATGGGAAATGTCAGAGGCTATCGTCAGGCCTGGTCTGATGCCCAGGATTATATGGCCAAATGGGACAAGTACGAGCGCGACTTTGAGGCCGGCAAAAATCCGATCCCCCCTAAGCGCGATCTTGATCTTGAAACCATGGCAGGGGTGCTCAAAGGCGACATTCTGGTGCACATGCATTGCTATCGGGCCGATGAAATGGTCACCATGATGGATATGATGCAGGAATTTGATTACCAGATAAGCTCTTTCCACCATGCAGTCGAGTCCTACAAAATTGCCGATCGTCTCAAACAGAATAATGTCTGCTCTTCAATGTGGGCTGATTGGTGGGGCTTTAAGATGGAAGCCTATGATGGCATCCGTGAAAATATCCCGATGGTAGAGGCCGCCGGGGCTTGTGCCATTGTTCATTCAGACAGTGAGTTGGGCATACAGCGACTCAATCAGGAAGCCGCTAAAGCCTGGTCTGATGGTAAGCGCGCAGGTATCGATATCAGCATGGCCGATGCCTGGACCTGGTTGTCGGCGAATCCCGCCAAATCTATGGGCATTTACGATAAAACGGGGTCGCTGGAATCTGGCAAAAACGCCGACCTGGTGCTTTGGAACGGCAACCCGTTTTCAACCTACACCAAAGCCGAAAAGGTGTATATTGACGGCGGTCTGGTTTTTGATCTGAACGATCCGGCGATGCAGCCGGTGAGTGATTTTGAGATGGGCCAACAGGCTGAAGGAGAAGCACAATGA
- the dusC gene encoding tRNA dihydrouridine(16) synthase DusC, which yields MKVMLAPMEGVVDHLMREMLTEVGGFDLCVTEFIRVVDQKLPPKIFYRLCPELQNDGKTKAGVPVRVQLLGQHPQWLAENAQTAVDLGSPGVDLNFGCPAKTVNKSKGGAVLLKETQALYDIVSNVRQAVSDELPVTAKIRLGFEDKSLAIDNAIAIEQAGATQLVVHARTKTEGYRPPAYWDWIARIREHISIPVIANGEIWSAEDAQRCQQQSACTDLMIGRGALALPNLARCIKQHEAPMAWPELAGLLIKYSGYEIYGDKGRYYPNRIKQWCGYLKRQYPQAELLFNDIRRLNKAEDIVKVLRRQSSQEYVA from the coding sequence ATGAAAGTCATGTTGGCCCCGATGGAAGGGGTGGTAGACCACCTGATGCGCGAAATGCTCACCGAAGTGGGCGGTTTTGATTTGTGCGTAACCGAATTCATTCGGGTGGTAGATCAAAAGCTGCCGCCGAAAATTTTCTATCGTTTGTGCCCCGAGCTTCAAAATGATGGTAAAACAAAAGCCGGGGTGCCGGTTCGGGTGCAACTGTTAGGTCAACATCCTCAGTGGCTGGCTGAAAATGCTCAGACCGCGGTAGATCTCGGCTCCCCCGGTGTGGACCTTAATTTTGGCTGTCCGGCTAAAACGGTAAATAAAAGCAAGGGCGGAGCGGTACTGCTAAAAGAAACACAGGCGTTGTACGACATTGTCAGTAATGTACGCCAGGCAGTGTCTGATGAGCTGCCGGTAACGGCTAAAATTCGTCTGGGCTTTGAAGATAAATCCCTGGCAATTGACAATGCCATTGCCATCGAGCAAGCCGGGGCAACCCAGCTGGTGGTGCATGCCCGGACCAAGACCGAAGGCTATCGTCCGCCGGCCTACTGGGACTGGATTGCCCGTATCCGGGAACATATCTCAATCCCGGTTATCGCCAACGGCGAGATCTGGAGCGCCGAAGACGCGCAGCGCTGTCAGCAACAGTCAGCCTGTACCGACCTGATGATCGGGCGCGGCGCCCTGGCTTTGCCAAATCTGGCACGTTGCATAAAGCAACACGAAGCGCCAATGGCGTGGCCGGAACTGGCCGGTTTGCTAATAAAATATTCCGGTTATGAAATCTATGGGGATAAAGGCCGTTATTATCCAAATCGGATAAAACAGTGGTGTGGTTATTTAAAACGTCAGTATCCCCAGGCCGAGTTACTGTTTAATGATATCCGCCGGCTTAACAAGGCCGAGGATATTGTAAAAGTGCTGCGCCGCCAGTCCTCGCAAGAGTACGTCGCTTAG
- a CDS encoding DUF1289 domain-containing protein, producing MTIENRLQQAVPATSPCIGMCKLNTEAVCLGCQRTLNQIQAWPTMTEQQRIEATQACLRLLQSATDN from the coding sequence ATGACAATAGAAAATCGTCTTCAGCAGGCAGTTCCTGCCACCTCGCCCTGTATCGGTATGTGCAAGCTTAATACAGAGGCAGTGTGTCTGGGATGCCAGCGCACCCTCAATCAGATACAGGCCTGGCCCACCATGACCGAGCAGCAGCGTATCGAGGCGACCCAAGCGTGCCTTAGGCTCTTACAGAGCGCTACCGACAATTAA
- a CDS encoding M14 family metallopeptidase gives MQSYSIGEPGKPWNDEHKAQWLAGQSVQRSYNDEVLAKLPTDMKGFSVVQYGALPYDEARYPLHAIISEPMSQTKPTVLVTGGVHGYETSGVQGALHFINNEMALYASRFNIVVVPCISPWGYETINRWDPLALDPNRSFYNDSPAPEAAQIMAFLASLDTTFLAHIDLHETTDTDNSEFRPALAAREGTVNHNWNIPDGFYTVADAQKPQLEFQKAVVEAVSHVTHIAPADDKGCLIGEPMQSEGVICYDKKKLHLCGGMTDAPYVTTTEVYPDSPNATPEVCNRAQVAAICGALDFILAANI, from the coding sequence ATGCAGTCTTATTCCATTGGGGAACCTGGCAAACCCTGGAACGATGAACACAAGGCCCAGTGGCTGGCCGGGCAATCTGTTCAGCGCAGCTACAACGATGAGGTTTTAGCAAAATTACCCACCGATATGAAAGGCTTTTCAGTGGTTCAGTATGGTGCATTGCCCTACGATGAAGCACGCTATCCTTTACATGCCATTATCAGTGAACCCATGTCCCAAACCAAACCTACGGTCCTGGTTACCGGTGGTGTCCATGGTTATGAAACCAGTGGCGTGCAAGGCGCACTGCATTTCATAAATAACGAAATGGCGCTGTATGCTTCACGGTTTAACATTGTGGTGGTGCCGTGTATCAGCCCGTGGGGATATGAAACGATCAACCGCTGGGATCCGCTGGCATTGGATCCAAACCGGTCTTTTTATAACGATAGCCCGGCGCCCGAAGCCGCGCAAATCATGGCATTTTTAGCCTCGCTGGATACCACTTTCCTGGCGCATATTGATTTGCATGAAACCACCGACACCGACAACAGTGAGTTTCGTCCGGCCCTGGCGGCTCGGGAAGGCACGGTAAATCACAACTGGAATATCCCCGATGGCTTTTATACCGTGGCGGATGCTCAAAAGCCGCAACTGGAGTTTCAAAAAGCGGTAGTGGAAGCGGTCAGTCATGTTACGCATATAGCGCCAGCCGACGACAAAGGTTGTCTTATTGGCGAGCCGATGCAAAGTGAAGGTGTTATCTGTTACGACAAGAAAAAGCTTCATCTTTGTGGCGGAATGACGGATGCGCCGTATGTTACTACCACTGAAGTATACCCGGATAGCCCGAACGCGACCCCTGAGGTATGCAATAGGGCACAGGTTGCGGCTATTTGTGGGGCATTGGACTTCATTTTAGCAGCAAATATTTAA
- a CDS encoding energy transducer TonB produces MKLRYSLANVLMEAEQLEPALVHYQEVVDNYRVHYGDSHIDTLYLYIDVINYLYPHVTELGKPARDLSQKVATRLVEDADELPSLAGEAKAHFYAEAAQALVRAPMLATSTHNVINFYKEADKVVSSQWDENDARTLQTRFFLGKAYELANKKQDAVQAYESIVAGFDNETEFTHPLKLITHARLVALFEKDGDSEAATKHCRAIGEMKPWDPSQQPEPIYRVNPQYPMTAVRREKEGSAYLSFIVNSQGMVEDVKVEKVDGYPGFGKNALLAVEQWRYAPQFADGQPVDSERINLQMDFKLEH; encoded by the coding sequence ATGAAGCTTAGGTATTCACTGGCCAATGTATTGATGGAAGCCGAACAACTTGAGCCGGCATTAGTGCATTACCAAGAAGTGGTCGATAATTATCGGGTGCATTATGGCGATAGCCACATCGATACGCTGTATTTATATATTGATGTAATCAATTATCTTTACCCTCATGTCACGGAACTCGGCAAGCCAGCAAGGGACTTGTCTCAAAAAGTAGCAACCCGGCTGGTGGAAGACGCTGACGAACTTCCCTCCCTGGCGGGTGAAGCAAAAGCGCATTTTTACGCCGAAGCCGCCCAGGCACTGGTTAGGGCGCCTATGCTGGCCACCAGTACACACAACGTGATCAACTTTTACAAAGAAGCCGATAAAGTGGTTTCGAGCCAGTGGGATGAAAATGATGCCCGCACCCTGCAAACACGCTTTTTTTTGGGTAAGGCTTACGAACTGGCGAATAAAAAACAGGATGCCGTACAAGCCTATGAATCGATTGTAGCCGGTTTTGATAATGAGACAGAGTTCACACATCCATTAAAACTTATTACGCATGCCAGACTGGTGGCACTATTTGAAAAAGATGGAGACTCTGAAGCCGCTACAAAGCATTGTCGTGCTATCGGAGAAATGAAGCCATGGGATCCTTCTCAACAGCCTGAGCCTATATATCGGGTAAATCCACAATATCCGATGACGGCGGTCCGCCGAGAAAAAGAAGGCAGTGCCTATCTTTCGTTTATCGTGAACAGCCAGGGTATGGTTGAAGATGTAAAAGTAGAGAAAGTAGATGGTTATCCGGGATTTGGCAAGAATGCGCTGCTGGCGGTTGAGCAATGGCGCTATGCGCCGCAGTTTGCAGATGGACAACCTGTTGACTCTGAGCGAATTAATCTTCAGATGGATTTTAAATTGGAACACTAA